Proteins encoded in a region of the Sulfurimonas marina genome:
- the nuoH gene encoding NADH-quinone oxidoreductase subunit NuoH — MDSAYLIETIIKVVVILLVFSALAGIGTYFERKILAFMQRRLGPMNVGPYGLLQVAADGIKLFTKEDIIPTGVVAKIFKIAPVITAATAFMAAAAIPFLPSFTIAGYEVHPIVSDINIGILYILGIMAVGLYGPLLGGMASANKFSLISAARTAAVFISYEVVTGLSILAPIMMVGSLSLIDFNEYQAGGISEWIVWSQPVAFVLFWIAAFAETGRTPFHLIANDHEIIDGFGTEYSGMRWGLFFIGEYANMFFISFVIPLIFLGGYGDGSLLGALGLLAKVAFFFFFFLWTRAAWPDVRPDQLMWLCWKVLMPIAVINVVITGFVMMF, encoded by the coding sequence ATGGATAGCGCATATTTAATAGAAACGATAATTAAAGTTGTTGTAATTTTACTAGTGTTTTCAGCATTAGCTGGTATTGGTACATACTTCGAAAGAAAGATATTAGCATTTATGCAACGCCGTCTTGGACCTATGAATGTTGGTCCATACGGTCTATTGCAAGTTGCAGCGGATGGTATTAAACTTTTTACAAAAGAGGATATTATCCCAACTGGCGTTGTTGCAAAAATCTTTAAAATAGCTCCGGTAATTACAGCGGCTACTGCATTTATGGCTGCAGCTGCTATTCCATTTTTACCGTCTTTTACAATTGCTGGATATGAAGTTCATCCGATTGTTTCAGATATCAATATCGGTATCTTATACATCTTAGGTATTATGGCTGTTGGTCTATACGGACCGCTTCTTGGTGGTATGGCTTCAGCAAATAAGTTTTCACTTATCTCTGCTGCTCGTACGGCTGCTGTGTTTATCTCTTATGAGGTTGTAACAGGTTTATCTATTTTAGCTCCAATTATGATGGTTGGTTCACTTTCATTAATTGATTTTAATGAATACCAAGCAGGTGGAATTTCAGAGTGGATCGTTTGGTCACAGCCTGTAGCATTTGTACTTTTCTGGATTGCAGCTTTTGCTGAAACTGGTCGTACACCGTTCCACTTAATTGCAAATGATCACGAAATTATTGATGGTTTCGGTACTGAGTACTCTGGTATGAGATGGGGTCTTTTCTTCATCGGTGAATATGCAAATATGTTCTTTATCTCATTTGTTATCCCTCTTATCTTCTTAGGTGGATACGGTGACGGTAGTTTACTAGGAGCTCTTGGTTTACTTGCTAAAGTTGCATTCTTTTTCTTCTTCTTCCTGTGGACTAGAGCTGCATGGCCAGATGTAAGACCGGATCAACTTATGTGGTTATGTTGGAAAGTGCTTATGCCAATCGCAGTGATTAATGTTGTAATCACTGGTTTTGTGATGATGTTTTAA
- a CDS encoding NADH-quinone oxidoreductase subunit M produces the protein MIDHILSILIFFPALAGILGFMIQKESIRAFGVSVSIVEFALSLWLWFAFDGNVSGMQFMEQLPLVPAYGINYILGVDGISLFIIILASFFTMIGIASLTDTPNVKNMIITLLFLQMTMIGVFAALDAIVFYVFWELSLVPMVYIIGAWGGPLRVYASIKFFLYTFAGSLVMLVGMLFMAFFYYQATGVWSFALLDWYRLILPETFQLWLFAAFFIGFAIKVPMFPFHTWLPYAHGQAPTIGSVILAAILLKMGTYAFIRFSLPLFPDASAFFMVPIAIIAIIMIIYTAMVAYAQEDIKQVVAYSSISHMGVIILGTFALNVEGISGSIFLMIAHGVVSGALFLLVGVIYDRRHTKMMSEFGGLANVMPRYATIFGIMLMASVGMPLTINFVGEFLSLLGFYQQSHMLTLLAGTAIIVGAIYMLSAYKKMFFGNEIKEENKNLPDVNKRELIALIPLSVITIWLGVYPKPVLEPIDNSVKAIVQLMHNKSQTDLAKERIPNLVESKEIVIAAKSSIKEVH, from the coding sequence ATGATAGATCATATTTTATCAATTTTAATTTTCTTTCCAGCATTAGCGGGTATTTTAGGGTTCATGATCCAAAAAGAGAGTATCCGTGCTTTTGGTGTGAGTGTTTCTATTGTAGAGTTTGCACTTTCACTATGGCTATGGTTTGCATTTGACGGCAATGTTTCTGGTATGCAATTTATGGAGCAGTTACCTTTAGTACCTGCATATGGTATTAACTATATTTTAGGTGTTGATGGTATCTCTTTATTTATTATCATCTTAGCTTCATTCTTTACAATGATTGGTATAGCATCACTTACTGATACTCCAAATGTTAAGAACATGATCATTACATTACTGTTCTTACAGATGACTATGATTGGTGTTTTCGCAGCTCTTGATGCAATCGTATTCTACGTGTTCTGGGAACTTTCACTTGTACCAATGGTATATATCATTGGTGCATGGGGTGGTCCACTTCGTGTTTACGCGTCAATTAAATTCTTCCTGTATACATTTGCAGGTTCACTTGTAATGCTTGTAGGTATGCTTTTCATGGCATTTTTCTACTACCAAGCTACTGGTGTATGGAGTTTTGCTCTACTTGACTGGTATAGACTTATCTTACCGGAAACATTCCAACTTTGGTTATTTGCAGCATTCTTTATCGGTTTTGCAATCAAGGTTCCAATGTTCCCATTCCATACATGGTTACCATATGCTCACGGTCAAGCACCGACTATCGGTTCTGTTATCCTTGCAGCTATTTTACTTAAGATGGGTACATATGCGTTTATCCGTTTTTCATTACCACTGTTCCCGGATGCATCAGCATTCTTTATGGTGCCAATAGCAATTATTGCTATCATCATGATTATCTATACAGCGATGGTTGCATATGCTCAAGAAGATATTAAACAAGTTGTTGCTTACTCTTCAATTTCACACATGGGTGTTATCATCCTTGGTACTTTTGCATTAAACGTTGAAGGTATCTCTGGTTCTATTTTCTTAATGATTGCACACGGTGTTGTTTCAGGTGCACTGTTCTTACTTGTTGGTGTTATCTATGACAGACGTCATACTAAGATGATGAGTGAGTTTGGTGGTTTAGCGAATGTTATGCCTAGATATGCAACTATCTTTGGAATCATGTTAATGGCTTCTGTTGGTATGCCACTTACTATCAACTTCGTTGGTGAGTTCTTAAGTTTACTTGGATTCTATCAACAATCACATATGTTGACACTACTTGCTGGTACTGCGATTATCGTTGGTGCTATCTATATGTTATCAGCATACAAAAAAATGTTCTTTGGTAATGAGATTAAAGAGGAGAATAAAAATCTTCCAGATGTAAATAAACGTGAACTTATTGCATTAATCCCATTATCTGTTATCACAATCTGGTTAGGTGTATATCCAAAACCTGTATTAGAGCCGATTGATAATTCTGTAAAAGCAATTGTTCAATTAATGCATAACAAATCACAAACTGATTTAGCAAAAGAGAGAATCCCTAATCTTGTTGAATCAAAAGAGATAGTTATTGCTGCAAAATCTTCTATTAAGGAGGTACATTAA
- a CDS encoding NADH-quinone oxidoreductase subunit G, with product MSKISINIDGREIETQEGEYILNAARANDIFIPAICYLTRCSPTLACRICLVEADGKQVYACNAKAKDGMNITTTTENIEKERRAIMEVYDVNHPLQCGVCDQSGECELQNYTLEIEVDSQSYAIKDVDRSAHDWGHLHYDPGLCIVCERCVTACKDMIGDNSLKTIARGAEGIDAEFKETMPKDAYAMWNKLNKSVIGLTNGTDELDCTSCGECAAVCPVGALVDTHFMYKSNAWELKQVPATCGHCSAGCQISYDVKHTSLHDDTEKIYRVMNEWNYVSLCGAGRYGFDYQNATATKDEAAFAKTIEAFKKADTIKFTSTITNEEAYLLQSMKEKFGYKLVNDEAKAFQAFLKDYSEVSGTSLYGADLKVTMDSNFIVSVGSALKADNPNARYALNNSLTVNKGAGLYFHPVKDPIIEGLGKSIMTVEHAPLQEEIALYLVLDLFGDKAAMPSDITEYLASFHSEKTITVEETIKEKVVEIVKEMKVNEETGEEEEVEVEKSKMVPKKVSKEVTVDENKLLELLGADDKFMENLEKNLKKKETFALMVGPDLYTHPNSRNLARLVALIEKYSKFEVTMIPALTNSLGVSLICELDDTAGSYTIGYNVKGDYTLSALGDGDLDMPAMNQQEGTLTSINKRVNPTNAAVSYNGYELNDIANALELNSEKTVEHVINYTVKLPVEKGFKAVEFDTLPNHYENDGTEVRGYVLENVAVTPTGDETVAKFSEDKLEGSIIYLANPVRQFNDFTNKATELDEVSGVYMSEEFLSNSDFNEGDTVKVKTNKGELTAAVVSDNKISGSIVVLPTFDSKLNSEALFDGYRFNSASIEKV from the coding sequence ATGAGTAAAATCAGTATAAATATTGATGGTCGTGAGATTGAGACGCAAGAGGGTGAGTATATACTCAACGCTGCTCGTGCGAACGATATTTTTATACCGGCAATATGTTATCTAACGAGATGTTCTCCAACTCTAGCTTGTCGTATTTGTCTTGTTGAAGCTGATGGGAAACAAGTATATGCTTGTAACGCTAAAGCAAAAGATGGGATGAATATCACAACTACGACTGAAAACATTGAAAAAGAGCGCCGTGCAATTATGGAAGTTTACGATGTAAACCATCCATTACAGTGTGGTGTTTGTGATCAGTCGGGTGAGTGTGAACTGCAAAACTATACTTTAGAGATTGAAGTAGATTCTCAAAGCTATGCGATCAAAGATGTAGATAGAAGTGCTCATGACTGGGGACACTTACACTACGATCCGGGCTTATGTATCGTTTGTGAAAGATGTGTAACTGCATGTAAAGATATGATCGGTGACAACTCTTTAAAAACTATTGCTCGCGGTGCTGAAGGTATCGATGCAGAGTTTAAAGAGACAATGCCGAAAGATGCTTATGCAATGTGGAACAAGTTAAACAAATCGGTTATCGGTTTAACTAACGGTACTGATGAACTTGATTGTACATCTTGTGGTGAGTGTGCAGCTGTATGTCCTGTTGGAGCGCTCGTTGATACTCACTTTATGTACAAATCAAATGCATGGGAATTAAAACAAGTTCCTGCAACTTGTGGTCACTGTTCTGCGGGATGTCAGATCTCTTATGATGTAAAACACACAAGCTTACATGATGATACTGAAAAGATCTATCGTGTAATGAATGAGTGGAACTATGTATCTCTCTGTGGTGCAGGTCGTTATGGTTTTGATTATCAAAATGCAACTGCAACAAAAGATGAAGCAGCATTTGCAAAGACGATAGAAGCTTTCAAAAAAGCAGATACTATCAAGTTTACATCTACGATCACAAATGAAGAGGCATACCTGCTTCAATCTATGAAGGAAAAATTTGGTTACAAACTTGTTAATGATGAAGCAAAAGCGTTCCAAGCTTTCTTAAAAGATTACTCTGAAGTAAGTGGAACATCATTATATGGTGCTGATTTAAAAGTAACAATGGATTCAAACTTTATCGTTTCTGTTGGTTCAGCACTAAAAGCAGATAATCCAAATGCAAGATATGCACTCAATAACTCTTTAACTGTAAATAAAGGTGCGGGACTTTATTTCCACCCTGTTAAAGATCCTATTATTGAAGGTCTTGGTAAGTCTATTATGACGGTTGAACATGCTCCACTTCAAGAAGAGATTGCACTTTATTTAGTACTTGATCTATTTGGTGATAAAGCAGCAATGCCAAGCGATATTACTGAGTACTTAGCATCTTTCCATTCTGAAAAAACTATTACGGTTGAAGAGACAATTAAAGAAAAAGTTGTAGAGATCGTAAAAGAGATGAAAGTTAATGAAGAGACAGGTGAAGAGGAAGAAGTAGAAGTAGAAAAATCTAAGATGGTACCTAAGAAAGTTTCTAAAGAGGTTACTGTTGATGAAAACAAACTATTAGAACTTCTTGGTGCTGATGATAAATTTATGGAAAATTTAGAGAAAAACCTAAAGAAAAAAGAGACTTTTGCACTTATGGTTGGACCTGATCTTTATACGCATCCAAACTCTAGAAATCTAGCGAGACTTGTTGCACTTATTGAGAAATACTCTAAATTTGAAGTAACAATGATTCCTGCACTTACAAATAGTTTAGGTGTAAGCTTAATTTGTGAACTTGATGATACAGCCGGTTCTTATACTATCGGTTACAACGTAAAAGGTGACTACACACTTTCAGCTTTAGGTGACGGTGATCTAGATATGCCGGCTATGAATCAGCAAGAGGGTACATTAACATCTATCAATAAACGTGTTAACCCTACAAATGCAGCAGTATCATACAACGGTTATGAGTTAAATGATATCGCTAATGCACTTGAACTTAACTCTGAAAAAACTGTAGAGCATGTAATTAACTACACTGTAAAACTTCCTGTTGAAAAAGGGTTTAAAGCAGTTGAATTTGATACTCTTCCAAACCATTATGAAAATGACGGAACAGAGGTAAGAGGTTACGTGTTAGAAAATGTAGCAGTTACTCCAACTGGCGATGAAACTGTTGCTAAATTCAGCGAGGACAAGTTAGAAGGTAGTATAATTTACCTTGCTAATCCGGTAAGACAATTTAATGATTTTACTAACAAAGCTACTGAACTTGATGAAGTAAGCGGTGTATATATGTCTGAAGAGTTCTTATCTAATTCAGACTTTAATGAGGGTGATACAGTTAAAGTTAAAACTAATAAAGGGGAGCTTACAGCTGCTGTAGTTAGTGATAACAAAATCTCAGGTTCAATAGTAGTTCTTCCTACTTTTGATTCAAAATTAAATTCAGAGGCTTTATTTGACGGTTATCGTTTTAATTCAGCTTCGATAGAAAAGGTGTAG
- the nuoN gene encoding NADH-quinone oxidoreductase subunit NuoN, whose protein sequence is MLSPINIPVESLNLMTLAPMLIPIIGALLILVVDLFKGGLHKSLYVVLSLLFLGMDFIALVDSSEIFTQSGVTMGVFDLMLIDGLAILSQFIIVLASMLFIPLALTHKRFHEFSYPEFFALFLFMIGGFQFMVSSDNLILIFVGLETSSLALYTMIAMHNRDKSFEAAVKYFTMGALAAGFYSFGAMVFYALTGSVEINKIALVLANNNYADIGYVLVAVVFMLASFGFKLSLVPFHTWAPDVYEGSSAAMAGYMSIVPKIAAFVVTMRLFEFLVHSDIVWLEVILYIFVVVTMTISNLWALVQTDVKRMLAYSSISHAGFVMAAILIGTTQANTALFLYWVLFSFVNLGSFSMLWISRQKHLREHQMSDHSFDKFAGMIKTAPISALIMALFMLSLAGIPPFALFWGKLYMISSAVTSGYTILALIMALNSAIAGYYYLKLIVYMFMKEPVIDNDGGQLYVANATKPLNTIIGIAVLGTIFAFLAVNPLLEFISAFVYNSGY, encoded by the coding sequence ATGTTATCACCAATAAATATCCCTGTAGAGTCGTTAAACTTAATGACTCTAGCACCAATGTTAATACCTATCATTGGAGCACTATTAATTTTAGTTGTTGATCTATTTAAAGGTGGTCTTCATAAAAGTTTATATGTAGTACTTTCTTTATTATTCTTAGGAATGGATTTTATCGCACTTGTAGATTCAAGTGAGATCTTTACTCAAAGTGGTGTCACTATGGGTGTGTTTGATTTAATGCTTATCGATGGACTTGCGATACTTTCTCAGTTTATTATTGTTTTAGCGTCTATGCTGTTTATTCCATTAGCATTAACACACAAGCGTTTCCACGAGTTCTCATACCCCGAGTTCTTCGCATTGTTCCTGTTTATGATCGGTGGATTCCAGTTTATGGTTTCGTCTGATAATTTAATCCTTATCTTTGTAGGTTTAGAAACATCATCTTTAGCGCTTTATACAATGATCGCTATGCACAACCGTGACAAATCTTTTGAAGCGGCAGTTAAGTACTTTACTATGGGTGCCTTAGCAGCTGGTTTTTACAGTTTCGGTGCGATGGTATTTTATGCACTTACTGGTTCAGTTGAGATCAATAAAATTGCTTTAGTATTAGCAAACAACAACTATGCAGATATCGGTTACGTACTTGTAGCTGTAGTGTTTATGTTAGCTTCTTTTGGTTTCAAACTTTCACTTGTACCGTTTCATACATGGGCACCTGACGTTTATGAAGGTAGTTCTGCAGCAATGGCTGGATATATGTCAATCGTACCAAAAATTGCAGCATTTGTTGTAACAATGAGACTTTTTGAATTCCTAGTTCACAGTGATATCGTTTGGTTAGAAGTTATTCTTTACATCTTTGTTGTTGTAACAATGACTATCTCTAACCTTTGGGCACTTGTACAAACAGATGTGAAACGTATGCTTGCATACTCTTCAATCTCTCATGCTGGTTTTGTAATGGCAGCTATCCTAATCGGAACAACTCAAGCAAATACTGCATTGTTCTTATACTGGGTACTGTTCTCATTCGTAAACCTTGGTTCATTCTCAATGTTATGGATCTCAAGACAAAAACATCTACGTGAGCATCAGATGTCTGATCACTCATTTGATAAATTTGCGGGTATGATCAAAACTGCACCTATTAGTGCACTTATCATGGCACTGTTTATGTTAAGTTTAGCAGGTATTCCACCGTTTGCACTGTTCTGGGGTAAACTATATATGATCTCTTCTGCAGTAACAAGCGGATACACGATCTTAGCACTTATAATGGCTCTTAACTCTGCGATCGCAGGTTACTACTATTTAAAACTAATTGTATATATGTTCATGAAAGAACCAGTTATCGATAATGATGGTGGTCAGCTATATGTAGCAAATGCTACAAAACCGTTAAATACTATCATTGGTATAGCAGTACTAGGAACAATTTTTGCTTTCTTAGCTGTAAATCCGTTGTTAGAGTTTATTTCGGCTTTTGTATACAACAGTGGTTATTAA
- the nuoL gene encoding NADH-quinone oxidoreductase subunit L: protein MEKYLYIALFAPLVSSLFSALFTATPKKTFTGIVGSLLIFTSFVSSSILLAHILGGGEPVHVEMMTWMATGDLYIPFGFVVDEVSVTMMMVVTLVSTIVHIYSIGYMDHDAGFNRFFAWLSAFVFSMMVLVMSDNFAGLFIGWEGVGLCSWGLIGFWYHKEIATWAANEAFIMNRIADLGMLIGIFLVYWNTGTLQYSEAFAAMANLDTATLVWIGIFLFIGAMGKSAQFPLHTWLADAMEGPTPVSALIHAATMVTAGVYLVIRSNELYDLIPNVGLFIASLGAFVAIFAASMALVNRDMKRIIAYSTLSQLGYMFAAAGLGAYWVALFHLMAHAFFKALLFLGAGNVMHAMHDELDPFKMGGLKKVMKWTFIMMTLASVALAGIFPLAGFFSKDLILEAAFVEHHYIIYSVLLITAGLTAFYSFRLVALIFHGEERYKLFGIHPHEAYKFMLVAMSPLLLLAIIAGSLKLSYFEMVTGLLPAIEYHIHHPVVYWVMTIGTQVFVILAVLFAYKKYASWKTVPDGSSKMEQSFVYKVLYNQYYIPHAFEKFIVEPYREISELFWKKVDLKIVDATVDGIAGILYGTGEKTRGMQSGNLSTMLKWMVGGTVVLLSLAVVFGLAVRYIDEIKAILSGLGVM, encoded by the coding sequence ATGGAAAAATATTTATACATTGCACTTTTTGCACCACTAGTAAGTTCTTTGTTCTCAGCGCTTTTTACAGCGACACCAAAGAAAACTTTTACTGGTATTGTAGGAAGTTTACTAATATTTACATCATTTGTAAGTAGTTCTATTCTTTTAGCTCACATACTTGGTGGTGGTGAGCCGGTACATGTAGAGATGATGACATGGATGGCTACGGGTGATCTTTACATTCCGTTTGGTTTTGTTGTAGATGAAGTATCTGTAACTATGATGATGGTTGTAACACTTGTTTCAACAATTGTACATATCTACTCTATCGGGTATATGGACCACGATGCAGGTTTTAACAGATTCTTCGCTTGGTTATCTGCTTTCGTATTCTCTATGATGGTTCTTGTAATGAGTGACAACTTCGCTGGTCTTTTCATCGGTTGGGAAGGTGTTGGTCTTTGTTCATGGGGACTAATCGGATTCTGGTACCACAAAGAGATCGCAACTTGGGCAGCAAACGAAGCGTTCATTATGAACCGTATCGCTGACCTTGGTATGTTAATCGGTATCTTCTTAGTATACTGGAACACAGGTACACTTCAATATAGCGAAGCGTTCGCTGCAATGGCTAACTTAGATACAGCTACACTTGTATGGATTGGTATCTTCTTATTTATCGGTGCTATGGGTAAATCAGCTCAGTTCCCATTACATACATGGCTTGCAGATGCAATGGAAGGTCCAACTCCTGTTTCGGCTCTTATCCACGCGGCAACAATGGTAACGGCTGGTGTATATTTAGTTATCCGTTCAAACGAGCTTTATGACTTAATTCCAAATGTTGGATTATTCATCGCTTCGCTTGGTGCATTTGTTGCAATTTTTGCAGCATCTATGGCACTTGTTAACCGTGATATGAAAAGAATTATTGCTTACTCTACACTTTCACAGTTAGGGTATATGTTCGCAGCAGCTGGTCTTGGTGCATACTGGGTAGCACTTTTCCACCTTATGGCTCACGCATTCTTTAAAGCACTATTATTCTTAGGTGCTGGTAATGTTATGCACGCAATGCACGACGAACTTGATCCGTTTAAAATGGGTGGACTTAAAAAGGTTATGAAGTGGACATTCATTATGATGACTCTTGCTTCAGTAGCGTTAGCTGGTATCTTCCCACTTGCTGGATTCTTCTCAAAAGATTTAATCTTAGAAGCGGCATTTGTTGAACACCATTACATTATCTATTCAGTGTTATTAATCACTGCAGGTTTAACAGCGTTCTATTCATTTAGACTAGTAGCTCTTATCTTCCACGGTGAAGAGCGCTACAAACTATTTGGTATTCACCCACATGAAGCATATAAATTTATGCTTGTTGCAATGAGTCCATTACTTTTATTAGCGATCATCGCAGGTTCATTAAAACTATCATATTTTGAGATGGTAACTGGTTTATTACCGGCAATTGAATACCATATTCACCATCCTGTAGTTTATTGGGTAATGACAATAGGTACACAAGTATTTGTTATTTTAGCGGTACTTTTTGCTTATAAAAAATATGCATCTTGGAAAACAGTTCCAGATGGTTCAAGTAAAATGGAACAAAGTTTTGTATACAAAGTGTTATACAACCAATACTATATTCCACATGCTTTTGAAAAATTTATAGTAGAGCCGTATAGAGAGATCTCAGAACTATTCTGGAAAAAAGTTGATCTTAAAATTGTTGATGCAACAGTTGACGGTATTGCTGGAATTCTTTATGGTACAGGTGAGAAAACTAGAGGTATGCAAAGTGGAAATCTTTCTACGATGTTAAAATGGATGGTAGGTGGTACTGTAGTACTACTATCTTTAGCTGTAGTTTTTGGATTAGCAGTTAGATATATTGATGAGATTAAAGCTATCTTATCAGGTTTAGGAGTAATGTAA
- the nuoI gene encoding NADH-quinone oxidoreductase subunit NuoI, translating into MNMEPFNDRNVAEGGYYLVDIEDYPTTPWGKFKRVAKRTFKGELFVGLWVVLREMFKADIHTVQYPAEKMPIGPRYRAVHEMKRLWESDAERCIGCGLCEKICISNCIRMETRYDENQRKEVGEYSINLGRCIFCGYCAEVCPELAITHGGEYENASDQREHFILYDDMLTPIDTMKAKAQQEFEGFGAITPHEDERVKKTPLAY; encoded by the coding sequence ATGAATATGGAACCATTTAATGATAGAAATGTAGCAGAAGGTGGCTACTATTTAGTAGATATTGAAGATTATCCCACAACTCCTTGGGGTAAGTTCAAGCGTGTAGCAAAAAGAACTTTTAAAGGGGAGCTTTTTGTAGGTCTTTGGGTTGTACTTCGTGAGATGTTCAAAGCTGACATTCACACTGTACAATATCCGGCTGAAAAGATGCCAATCGGTCCAAGATACCGTGCAGTTCATGAAATGAAGCGTCTTTGGGAAAGTGATGCTGAGAGATGTATCGGTTGTGGTCTTTGTGAAAAGATCTGTATCTCTAACTGTATCCGTATGGAGACAAGATACGATGAGAACCAAAGAAAAGAGGTTGGAGAGTATTCAATCAACTTAGGTCGTTGTATCTTCTGTGGTTATTGTGCAGAGGTTTGTCCTGAGCTTGCTATTACACACGGTGGTGAGTATGAGAATGCAAGTGACCAGAGAGAGCATTTCATCCTTTATGATGATATGTTAACACCGATAGACACTATGAAAGCGAAAGCTCAACAAGAGTTTGAAGGTTTCGGTGCTATTACACCACATGAAGATGAGCGTGTTAAGAAAACACCTCTAGCATATTAA
- a CDS encoding NADH-quinone oxidoreductase subunit J produces MFEAVAFYLFAFLTIAMFFITVTTSQALYALTALAAGMIFISAFFFILGADFLGAIQIIVYTGAVMALYAFGMMFFDTTREVKEKQGNKYIIVGMATLAAILVVAIFAAPIVSDNMMAFAPVLDNVGNTQQVGVVLFTKYLIPFEVAAVMLLVAMIAGIILAGKKMDLSLTLMDADEIREYEENKKVLS; encoded by the coding sequence ATGTTTGAAGCGGTAGCGTTTTACTTGTTTGCATTTTTAACAATTGCGATGTTCTTTATCACGGTAACGACATCTCAAGCGTTATATGCATTAACTGCATTAGCAGCGGGAATGATTTTTATATCGGCATTTTTCTTTATCCTTGGTGCTGATTTCTTAGGTGCGATACAAATTATCGTTTATACAGGTGCTGTAATGGCTCTTTACGCGTTTGGTATGATGTTCTTTGATACTACACGTGAAGTTAAAGAGAAGCAGGGGAATAAATATATCATCGTTGGTATGGCTACATTGGCAGCTATTTTAGTTGTTGCAATTTTTGCAGCTCCAATTGTGTCTGACAATATGATGGCTTTTGCTCCGGTACTTGATAATGTTGGAAATACACAACAAGTCGGTGTTGTATTATTTACAAAATATCTTATCCCGTTTGAAGTAGCTGCTGTAATGCTTTTAGTAGCTATGATTGCAGGTATTATCTTAGCTGGTAAGAAAATGGATCTTTCATTGACATTAATGGATGCTGATGAGATTCGTGAATATGAAGAAAATAAAAAGGTGCTTTCATGA
- the nuoK gene encoding NADH-quinone oxidoreductase subunit NuoK, protein MMEIGLNHYLVLSTILFAIGLVGVMKRKNLLLLFFATEILLNSVNIAFAAISHYYADLTGQMFAFFVIAIAASEVAVGLGLLIVWHKRHNNVDLETMASMRG, encoded by the coding sequence ATGATGGAAATAGGTTTAAATCACTATCTTGTTCTATCTACAATTCTATTCGCTATTGGTTTAGTGGGTGTAATGAAAAGAAAGAACCTGTTACTACTGTTTTTCGCAACTGAGATTTTACTAAACTCTGTAAATATTGCTTTTGCTGCGATTTCACATTACTATGCTGACTTAACTGGTCAGATGTTTGCATTTTTTGTTATTGCTATTGCTGCTTCAGAAGTTGCAGTTGGTCTTGGTCTTTTAATTGTATGGCACAAACGTCATAACAATGTTGACTTAGAAACTATGGCAAGTATGAGGGGATAA